ACCAAGCACAAAACCGGATTAAACACCACCAGAACATAAACTCGTTAGATTACCTTGTTCTCGACCACAGTCCCGTCGGGGACTTCCAGTTTTACCCCGGATTTTGCAGTCACAGTCGCCTTGCCCTTCAATAACCAAAAAGGAATATCAAACAACAAATTAAGGAAACTAATATATTagattctttttgaaaaaataattaaagaaataTCTTAGATTTTAGACAAGTTTTTACAAGTATAGTTATGCATACCTTGAGAACAACTGAAGAACCAAACGAGACATCACCAGACACCTTAAGGCTGTCTAGTTCGACTATACTAGGGATTGACTTAAACCGACTCAGGAAATTAGACACCTGTTTACAAAGATATGAGGCAAATTAATGTTTAGAGACTTTAGAGAAACAAACATGACTTGTGgcgtgtgttttttttgtttcctttaccTTCTTGAACTCGGGTCCCAATTCAATCGATGGGTTCGAGGGGTTAGTTCTAGCACTGTTTCTGGTGACGAAGCCATCGACGAGGGTGTAGAGATCAGACTGTGGACGATTGAAAACTCTAATCATTACTCAAAATGTCTCTCTTACTCTGTTTTCGCTTTAGAATGTGGTGTTTACCTGGACGAGCAGCAAGTCTGAAGTTGCCTTCACTGGCAAGAAACGAGAGCGAGGTACATTAACACCAATGGCATTGTCAAAGAACTGTTTCGAGACAGAGAAGCAGACAACCAAAATAAGTTAGAAGAAGATTAAAGTTTGaactttatattgtaaattgtGTGACTAGGACATGCATATTACCCTTATTGCAGCACCAGCTGCAGTTTCAAGTTGAAGAACTTTCACTCCATCGACTTCCTGAATAAAATTATCAGTCTTTTCTCAGTTACACTCATggaaattgcaaaaaaaaaaaaaaaggattacgTGAATCATATCTGTGTAAATCTTCATGCCAACAAAATTTACAAGGGCATGCACCTTTGGGTTAGGGATGATCTCCATTTTAAGTGCATCAGCTTCCACAAGCTTTTTAATGGCCTTCAAGTTAACCCATCTGTAAACTTACAGATTTAAAGTCTACAAACAACTTTATATATCTTCTAGAGTATCTAGAAACATGATCTACTTACAAGTTGTTTGTGTTGAATATCTTGAACTTCTCTATTGACTTGAACTCATTGACCTATACAAGGATCAAAACATGAGTGCAGTAGATTTTCTAAACAGGTCATACAAGTGAAAGTAAGCAGGAAGAAGGCACATAAAGAGTGTACAGTTTCCACTTAATAAGAACAATTTTATGGAGAGGGAGAAAGCGTTTTCAAGAGCCTTTACTAAATTATTCTATAAACTAAGCTCTTTCCCACTTTTCCCACGCCTCTAGTGAATATTCAAGAACAGATTCAAGCTGTAACAGGGAGGTAAACAAAAAGATGTGCAGACTTACATGTTCATCAGGAACCTGAGCAATCTCCAATAGCTGAGACAGACAAGAAGAAAACAATGTTATCCAATAGCACAATGAAATTGTAGCAGTAAGAAAATCGTCAGATGCAAAGAGGTTTGTGGAATATGATATATTATGAAACCGATAGACATACAGATCAATATAAGTTCTTTAGTTTGCAGTAAAAATTGCATCTACAGAATCCCAAGACAGTCAATAGCAGGTAAGAACCGATGAATCATGAATAAGAAAAGGTACATTCGAAACAAGATATGACAGTTAAGAGTTACCTGAACTTTTCCTTCATAAGAAATGAGAGTTCCTCCTTTAACATCAGCTAAGGTTTTGGGTGTAACCTCCATACAATATTCATTCTTGTTCTGGATCAAGTGCTTCAAGATTGCTGCAGCAATTATACCAAGTACGGGGCAAGCAGTACGTTCGTATGGGATTTCATGTAAAATTTTGACACTAACTATGTGTAAACAAGAACGAACAAACTACAAATAAGACATACTTAAGTCAACGATGGCACCCAAGTTGTCTGAATTGGCAACGAACACATACTCTTTACCCTGTGAGGcccagaaaacaaaaaaaaatcagtaaataTGAACatcttaaatgttttaaaaaaacattactcGACTGCATCAAAGAATGAACCTGTGATAAGAAAGCATCGAGCTTTCCACTGTTCATGAGGGATGGGAATACATCACCATGACCGGGAGGATACCTTCACAAAGATAATAGAATAC
This window of the Raphanus sativus cultivar WK10039 unplaced genomic scaffold, ASM80110v3 Scaffold2953, whole genome shotgun sequence genome carries:
- the LOC108809021 gene encoding UTP--glucose-1-phosphate uridylyltransferase 2 isoform X2, which gives rise to MAAATTENLPQLKSAVDGLTEMSENEKSGFINLVSRYLSGEAQHIEWSKIQTPTDETVVPYEKMAPVSQDVSETKNLLDKLVVLKLNGGLGTTMGCTGPKSVIEVRDGLTFLDLIVIQIEIVEKYTNSNVDIHTFNQSKYPRVVADEFVPWPSKGKTDKDGWYPPGHGDVFPSLMNSGKLDAFLSQGKEYVFVANSDNLGAIVDLTILKHLIQNKNEYCMEVTPKTLADVKGGTLISYEGKVQLLEIAQVPDEHVNEFKSIEKFKIFNTNNLWVNLKAIKKLVEADALKMEIIPNPKEVDGVKVLQLETAAGAAIRFFDNAIGVNVPRSRFLPVKATSDLLLVQSDLYTLVDGFVTRNSARTNPSNPSIELGPEFKKVSNFLSRFKSIPSIVELDSLKVSGDVSFGSSVVLKGKATVTAKSGVKLEVPDGTVVENKDINGPEDL
- the LOC108809021 gene encoding UTP--glucose-1-phosphate uridylyltransferase 2 isoform X1 — its product is MAAATTENLPQLKSAVDGLTEMSENEKSGFINLVSRYLSGEAQHIEWSKIQTPTDETVVPYEKMAPVSQDVSETKNLLDKLVVLKLNGGLGTTMGCTGPKSVIEVRDGLTFLDLIVIQIENLNNKYGCKVPLVLMNSFNTHDDTQKIVEKYTNSNVDIHTFNQSKYPRVVADEFVPWPSKGKTDKDGWYPPGHGDVFPSLMNSGKLDAFLSQGKEYVFVANSDNLGAIVDLTILKHLIQNKNEYCMEVTPKTLADVKGGTLISYEGKVQLLEIAQVPDEHVNEFKSIEKFKIFNTNNLWVNLKAIKKLVEADALKMEIIPNPKEVDGVKVLQLETAAGAAIRFFDNAIGVNVPRSRFLPVKATSDLLLVQSDLYTLVDGFVTRNSARTNPSNPSIELGPEFKKVSNFLSRFKSIPSIVELDSLKVSGDVSFGSSVVLKGKATVTAKSGVKLEVPDGTVVENKDINGPEDL
- the LOC108809021 gene encoding UTP--glucose-1-phosphate uridylyltransferase 2 isoform X3 → MAAATTENLPQLKSAVDGLTEMSENEKSGFINLVSRYLSGEAQHIEWSKIQTPTDETVVPYEKMAPVSQDVSETKNLLDKLVVLKLNGGLGTTMGCTGPKSVIEVRDGLTFLDLIVIQIENLNNKYGCKVPLVLMNSFNTHDDTQKIVEKYTNSNVDIHTFNQSKYPRVVADEFVPWPSKGKTDKDGWYPPGHGDVFPSLMNSGKLDAFLSQGKEYVFVANSDNLGAIVDLTILKHLIQNKNEYCMEVTPKTLADVKGGTLISYEGKVQLLEIAQVPDEHVNEFKSIEKFKIFNTNNLWVNLKAIKKLVEADALKMEIIPNPKEVDGVKVLQLETAAGAAIRFFDNAIGVNVPRSRFLPVKATSDLLLVQSFQSSTV